A single genomic interval of Dromiciops gliroides isolate mDroGli1 chromosome 1, mDroGli1.pri, whole genome shotgun sequence harbors:
- the LOC122751319 gene encoding serine/arginine repetitive matrix protein 1-like — protein MGILRGKGENVEKRGTAGVRRLTVLGFVGERSPHELLPRTTPPQAPRTPRASLKATSSRGGGEGVGGSPSVATAGGGRGHTREHPLSWGWGWGEGGPLSPSLSLPPFSAFRTHPRSARGGSRGCLITQPPAPYSFRGAVACRRRKVRRSRGASARPPVRPPPPPRERGQHSPAAAAAAASHSQPGRTRRPQPGADWRNRGGSGVSRSSLRYSPLSPPPRPGPDPDPPRLFSNYRGPARVQFCALPPGPPQASFRACYAP, from the exons ATGGGGATcctaaggggaaagggggagaatgtTGAGAAAAGGGGGACTGCTGGGGTTAGACGATTAACAGTGCTGGGGTTCGTAGGGGAAAGG TCACCCCACGAACTGCTGCCTCGGACTACCCCCCCCCAGGCGCCCCGGACTCCTCGGGCATCCCTAAAGGCCACGAgcagcagaggaggaggagagggcgTCGGAGGGTCCCCCTCTGTCGCAACagctggaggtgggagggggcacACTCGGGAGCATCCCCTCagctggggatggggatggggggaaggcgGTCCACTCTCAccgtccctctccctccctcccttctccgcCTTCCGGACGCACCCACGGAGTGCCCGCGGAGGGTCCCGGGGCTGCCTCATCACCCAGCCCCCGGCGCCCTATTCCTTCCGCGGCGCTGTCGCCTGTCGCCGAAGAAAAGTGAGACGGAGCAGAGGCGCCTCCGCCCGCCCGCCCGTccgcccgccgccgccgccgcgagAGCGCGGCCAACACTcacccgccgccgccgccgccgccgcttccCATTCACAGCCCGGCCGCACGCGCCGCCCTCAGCCCGGAGCTGATTGGAGGAACCGAGGTGGCTCTGGCGTGTCCCGTTCTTCCCTCCGctactcccccctctcccccccaccccgccccggcCCCGATCCCGACCCCCCTCGGTTGTTTTCAAACTATCGGGGGCCCGCCCGCGTGCAATTTTGCGCCCTCCCTCCCGGGCCCCCTCAGGCCTCTTTCCGCGCCTGCTACGCCCCCTAG